The Thermoflavifilum sp. genome contains a region encoding:
- a CDS encoding lysophospholipid acyltransferase family protein, whose protein sequence is MGIPRAIPLWQRILFGLCAGYVALLFVITMLLTALYVAFCHWFFREPRRTAMVLKGYRVWMHVFLPLAGCPFRIRGKERLKGRGPFVVVANHRSFMDILVMTPFVPGVNKTLAKKEFASIPIFGLIYRAGSVLVDRKNPASRAQSYEAMKEVLRQGMHMIIYPEGTRNTTTEPLRAFQDGAFALAIDMQCPIVPAVLFHTEKILPPDAGFYFRPHRIELHFLPPVPVQGYNRHQVEQLKQQVFSLMQQYYVQYLQQRH, encoded by the coding sequence ATGGGGATACCTCGTGCAATTCCGCTGTGGCAGCGCATCCTGTTTGGCTTGTGTGCAGGATATGTGGCCTTGTTATTTGTTATCACCATGTTACTCACTGCGCTGTATGTGGCTTTTTGCCATTGGTTTTTTCGTGAACCGCGTAGAACGGCCATGGTGCTGAAAGGCTATCGCGTCTGGATGCATGTGTTTCTGCCGCTGGCGGGCTGCCCATTTCGGATTCGCGGCAAAGAAAGGTTGAAGGGGCGTGGCCCCTTTGTGGTGGTGGCCAATCATCGGTCGTTTATGGATATCCTGGTGATGACGCCTTTTGTGCCGGGCGTAAACAAAACACTGGCTAAAAAAGAATTTGCTTCAATACCTATTTTCGGTTTGATTTACCGTGCGGGTTCTGTACTCGTGGATCGGAAAAATCCCGCCAGTCGTGCGCAGAGTTATGAAGCCATGAAAGAAGTGTTGCGACAGGGGATGCACATGATTATTTATCCTGAAGGAACACGCAATACCACGACTGAACCTTTGCGCGCATTTCAGGATGGTGCCTTTGCGCTGGCCATTGACATGCAATGCCCTATTGTACCCGCCGTGTTGTTTCACACGGAAAAAATCCTTCCGCCTGACGCCGGATTTTATTTTCGTCCGCATCGGATTGAACTGCATTTTCTGCCACCGGTGCCCGTACAGGGCTACAATCGCCATCAGGTTGAGCAGCTCAAGCAACAGGTGTTTTCCCTCATGCAGCAATACTATGTGCAATACCTTCAGCAGCGTCATTGA
- a CDS encoding N-acetylmuramoyl-L-alanine amidase, producing MVDKIRYIQHYSWNSSMLVYFLKNFNVSFMTGMKKMLSGMLLWAALWMGVYPQACFAQADTGRKFIVVLDAGHGGSDVGARGSFSLEKNVALAITLKLGQLLEQTQPDVKVVYTRTSDTYPALYERAALANKVHADLFISIHCNSMPYHRVLVGHRYVKRNGKRYRVPIYKMIRSSSETGTETYVLGLHRMGQKTQAIESEMEADSNDVEARENAYIVHEKNYQQNYGGFDPSKPETYILLALHSSAYLSQSIAFADSVEQEFKRVGRPSRGVKQKGLAVLAGTAMPAVLVETGFINNPEEEKYLNSAAGQLQIAQCIARAIEKYKQAVWKYRSLVNTVQESFAADATAAPLYRIQLLVSSHYYRPDDRIFQHLDMPVDVEDTIINQQKVYRYLTGNFLQRDSAEQKLDFIHQIGFKDAFIVTYQQGVRVDP from the coding sequence ATGGTGGACAAAATTAGGTATATCCAGCATTATTCGTGGAATTCCAGCATGCTGGTTTATTTTTTAAAAAACTTTAACGTCTCGTTCATGACGGGTATGAAAAAAATGCTTTCTGGAATGCTCTTATGGGCGGCCTTGTGGATGGGGGTGTATCCTCAAGCTTGTTTTGCCCAGGCGGATACGGGTCGTAAATTCATTGTAGTACTCGATGCGGGTCATGGCGGGAGTGATGTGGGTGCTCGCGGAAGTTTTTCCCTTGAAAAAAACGTTGCGCTGGCTATTACGTTGAAACTCGGTCAACTGCTCGAACAAACCCAGCCCGATGTGAAAGTGGTTTACACGCGTACATCGGATACTTATCCTGCTTTATATGAACGTGCTGCCCTGGCGAATAAAGTGCATGCAGATTTATTTATTTCTATTCACTGCAATTCCATGCCCTACCATCGGGTGCTGGTGGGGCATCGGTATGTTAAACGCAATGGCAAACGCTACCGGGTTCCCATTTACAAGATGATTCGCTCCTCATCTGAAACGGGTACGGAAACTTATGTGCTGGGCTTGCATCGTATGGGACAGAAAACGCAGGCCATTGAAAGTGAAATGGAAGCCGATAGCAATGATGTAGAAGCGCGTGAGAATGCTTATATCGTACATGAAAAAAATTATCAGCAAAATTACGGTGGATTCGATCCCAGCAAGCCTGAAACCTATATTCTGCTGGCCTTGCATTCATCAGCTTATCTGTCGCAAAGTATTGCTTTTGCCGATAGTGTAGAACAGGAATTCAAGCGTGTGGGTCGTCCCAGCCGGGGAGTGAAGCAAAAGGGATTAGCTGTGCTGGCCGGTACGGCTATGCCCGCTGTACTCGTGGAAACAGGTTTTATCAATAATCCGGAAGAAGAAAAATACCTGAATTCTGCTGCTGGTCAGCTGCAAATTGCACAATGCATCGCCAGGGCCATCGAAAAATATAAGCAGGCGGTATGGAAATATCGCTCGCTGGTAAATACCGTACAGGAATCCTTTGCAGCAGATGCAACGGCTGCACCGTTATATCGTATTCAATTGCTGGTGAGTAGCCATTATTATCGGCCCGACGACCGCATCTTCCAGCACCTGGATATGCCTGTGGACGTGGAAGACACCATCATCAACCAGCAAAAGGTATATCGCTATCTCACAGGCAATTTTTTACAACGTGATTCAGCAGAACAAAAACTCGACTTCATTCATCAAATCGGGTTTAAAGATGCATTCATCGTCACCTATCAACAGGGCGTACGCGTAGATCCCTGA
- a CDS encoding OstA-like protein, with translation MLRMICIWMIGCFIGLCPVYKAFAQPISPRNDSVKVIYIIHADSLIGIQKKDSDITKLMGRVILQQGNTLFSCDSAYKNNTLNIVDAYGHIHINQADSVHAYGDYLHYLGNEKIATLSGHVRLQDAQMTLYTETLTYDLDKHVARYQQGGRLVSQQTTLTSQSATYYTDLHQAFFQYRVRLKDPQYTLSTDSLAYHTDTHTAYFVAPTVIHLQDSATIIHTRDGYYNTDAGEAMFASRSVITDSSQMTTADSLFYFREKGMGVAKGNVIWRDTSRKVTVLAGYAETHDQTHTLLATQQPLLIYQMKNDTLYTAADTLFSGIVSRNDTLQSRHTTNNSQQATDSLRQDSTTIRYFSAFHHVRIYSDSLQAVADSMYYSFADSTFRFYTRPVVWIGDYQLNGDTIHLMTQNQQAKELQLIENAMIVNQIGRGMFNQVKGRTIYGYFRDNHLDWMHVNGNAESVYYVQDDQGAFIGINKVSCAVIDIYFKDQKVYRVSFRGEPAGAMSPIKGANLQDYLLRNFSWQADRRPHSKEELLQSSPGAWKFFQSNENMP, from the coding sequence ATGTTGCGAATGATATGCATCTGGATGATCGGCTGTTTCATCGGGCTGTGCCCGGTGTATAAGGCATTTGCGCAACCAATAAGTCCTCGAAACGATTCGGTGAAGGTGATTTATATTATTCATGCAGATTCATTGATTGGTATCCAGAAAAAAGATTCTGACATCACCAAGCTCATGGGGCGTGTGATACTCCAGCAGGGCAACACACTTTTTTCTTGCGACAGTGCTTATAAAAACAATACCCTGAACATTGTCGACGCTTACGGACATATCCACATCAATCAAGCAGATAGTGTGCATGCGTATGGTGATTATTTGCACTACCTGGGAAATGAAAAAATAGCAACACTCTCGGGGCATGTACGCCTGCAGGATGCACAGATGACGCTGTACACCGAAACACTTACTTATGATCTGGATAAACACGTTGCACGTTATCAACAGGGGGGGCGACTGGTTAGTCAGCAAACAACCCTCACCAGTCAATCGGCCACTTATTATACGGATCTGCACCAGGCATTTTTTCAATATCGAGTAAGACTCAAAGATCCACAATACACGCTGAGCACCGACTCGCTGGCCTATCATACCGATACCCATACCGCTTATTTTGTAGCCCCCACCGTGATACACTTGCAGGACAGTGCAACGATTATTCATACCCGCGACGGCTATTACAACACGGATGCAGGTGAGGCGATGTTTGCCAGCCGATCGGTGATTACGGATAGCAGCCAGATGACCACTGCCGACAGTTTGTTTTATTTCAGGGAAAAAGGAATGGGCGTGGCAAAGGGTAATGTGATATGGCGTGATACTTCCCGGAAGGTTACGGTGCTGGCTGGTTATGCCGAAACACATGATCAGACGCATACCCTGCTGGCCACGCAACAACCCCTGTTAATATATCAAATGAAAAATGATACCCTTTATACCGCGGCCGATACTTTGTTTTCGGGCATTGTTTCCAGAAACGATACGCTGCAATCCCGGCATACAACGAACAACTCGCAACAAGCTACGGATTCACTTCGGCAGGATAGCACGACAATCCGTTATTTCAGTGCTTTTCATCATGTTCGTATCTATTCGGATTCGCTGCAGGCTGTAGCCGATAGCATGTATTATTCTTTTGCAGATTCCACATTTCGATTTTATACCCGGCCTGTAGTATGGATAGGCGATTATCAACTTAATGGTGATACCATTCATTTGATGACCCAAAATCAGCAGGCAAAAGAATTACAACTGATTGAAAATGCCATGATCGTCAACCAGATCGGGAGGGGAATGTTTAATCAGGTAAAAGGCCGTACGATTTATGGATATTTTCGGGATAACCATTTAGACTGGATGCATGTAAATGGAAATGCAGAAAGCGTATATTACGTACAGGACGACCAGGGGGCATTTATTGGCATCAATAAGGTGTCGTGTGCAGTGATCGATATTTATTTTAAAGACCAGAAAGTATATCGCGTTTCCTTTCGCGGTGAGCCTGCGGGAGCGATGAGCCCGATCAAAGGAGCAAATTTGCAAGACTACTTGTTGCGCAATTTTTCCTGGCAGGCCGATCGGCGCCCTCACAGCAAGGAAGAATTGCTGCAATCTTCCCCGGGTGCATGGAAGTTTTTCCAGAGCAATGAAAATATGCCCTGA
- a CDS encoding Rieske 2Fe-2S domain-containing protein, with protein sequence MERRLFLQLLGVTAAAACAGCLASCSKSGNNLSPSGNPNPSAVSIDLNSQLLQVGDYVVSNGIIIARLASGNTPADFTALSAFCTHQGTIISYVASENLFYCPAHGSEFSTNGAVLRGPATSPLKQYTVQINNNILTVS encoded by the coding sequence ATGGAAAGAAGACTATTTTTACAGCTGTTAGGTGTTACTGCTGCAGCTGCATGCGCTGGCTGCCTGGCCAGCTGTTCAAAATCAGGAAATAACTTATCCCCATCCGGAAACCCCAATCCATCTGCTGTATCCATTGATTTAAACAGCCAGTTATTGCAAGTCGGAGACTATGTGGTAAGCAATGGTATTATTATCGCAAGGTTAGCGTCGGGCAATACACCGGCTGATTTTACTGCATTATCGGCGTTTTGTACGCATCAGGGCACCATAATCAGCTATGTAGCCAGCGAAAATCTATTCTATTGCCCGGCGCATGGCAGTGAGTTCTCTACAAACGGAGCCGTATTGAGAGGGCCGGCGACGAGTCCATTAAAGCAATACACGGTACAGATTAACAACAACATCCTTACCGTGAGCTAA
- a CDS encoding alkaline phosphatase family protein — protein MGKIIRWLIKLFFFWLLVFACNRILFFRVNHIQVAQLSFRELLLSFRYALPLDISTACYSMVVPFLLMLIAYMTGKRIWEQASLIVILLILFVHGSIAYGEAAVYTEWQSKLNYEALSHFSHPSEVFHTASWQLTFLFFGCTILLDILYAWIYIRYVHIRALPFSTSKAYRTGTGLLALLIVGFLLLTGIRGGWKRFPISESISYFSTRSILNDAAVNPTWNLIRNLLSHYSHERYNPYTYFPDVEAHRIVDSLYNFPKDTTAFVLTTSRPNIVLIILESFTADGVNPVITPVLDSMIHEGIYFDSLYASGHVSDQGIPAILSAFPATSGVSVCDDPQMTVRLPAINEDLQRMGYHTGFLYGGQLDFGNIRAYAFNKQFDRVADGHDLPASLPRGALGIPDGITAKILLHQLQQTDTPFFYCWYTLSSHIPYDIPAPDTLQVSPYQIPFINSMHYTDAAIGALLHEARHQPWFKHTLWVLVADHSHESQYLRALEEKLRHRIPFILAGDVIKPQWRGTVVHKISSQLDVAATLLAQLHIPTQKRYPWSKNILNPYAPAFADYNFFTGTGFVTPQGYVALLNNNPRYRLAEISDSSLIPAYIRICHAFQQVAYDDFLKLKP, from the coding sequence ATGGGTAAGATCATCCGTTGGCTGATAAAACTATTTTTTTTCTGGCTGCTGGTATTTGCCTGTAATCGTATCTTATTTTTCCGGGTAAATCATATCCAGGTTGCACAGCTTTCTTTCAGAGAATTACTGTTATCGTTTCGTTATGCGTTGCCGCTAGATATTTCCACGGCTTGCTATTCCATGGTTGTTCCGTTTCTTTTGATGCTTATTGCATATATGACAGGTAAACGTATATGGGAGCAGGCTTCCCTTATCGTCATCCTTCTGATACTATTTGTGCATGGAAGCATTGCTTATGGTGAAGCTGCAGTATACACAGAATGGCAGTCGAAATTAAATTACGAGGCGCTTTCGCACTTCAGCCATCCTTCGGAAGTGTTTCACACCGCATCCTGGCAACTTACATTCCTGTTTTTTGGATGCACGATTTTGCTTGATATCCTGTACGCATGGATTTACATACGCTATGTGCATATTCGTGCATTGCCATTTTCAACATCAAAGGCATATCGGACGGGTACAGGTTTACTGGCCCTGCTGATCGTGGGATTTTTATTGTTGACAGGTATTCGCGGAGGGTGGAAGCGATTTCCAATCAGCGAAAGTATCAGCTATTTTTCCACACGCAGCATTTTAAATGATGCAGCTGTAAATCCTACCTGGAATTTGATTAGAAACCTGCTGAGCCATTACAGCCATGAAAGATATAATCCGTACACGTATTTTCCGGATGTAGAAGCCCATCGGATTGTAGATAGCTTATATAACTTTCCAAAAGATACCACAGCATTTGTATTAACCACTTCACGACCGAATATCGTATTGATTATCCTGGAAAGCTTTACTGCTGATGGTGTGAATCCCGTGATTACACCGGTACTGGATAGTATGATTCACGAAGGTATTTATTTCGATAGCTTATATGCAAGTGGGCATGTATCGGATCAGGGCATACCCGCTATTCTGAGTGCATTCCCTGCTACGAGTGGCGTATCGGTATGCGATGACCCTCAAATGACCGTGCGTTTACCCGCCATAAATGAAGATTTGCAACGCATGGGATATCATACCGGTTTTCTTTATGGGGGCCAGCTTGATTTTGGAAATATACGGGCTTATGCATTCAACAAACAGTTCGACCGGGTAGCCGATGGACACGATCTGCCGGCAAGCCTGCCCCGGGGCGCATTGGGCATTCCCGACGGTATTACCGCAAAGATTTTATTGCATCAACTCCAACAAACCGATACCCCGTTTTTTTATTGCTGGTACACCTTAAGTTCACATATTCCTTATGATATTCCCGCTCCCGACACGCTTCAGGTATCGCCTTACCAGATCCCATTCATTAATTCCATGCACTACACGGATGCAGCTATCGGAGCTTTATTACATGAAGCCCGTCATCAACCCTGGTTTAAGCATACCCTATGGGTACTGGTAGCCGATCACAGCCATGAATCACAATACCTGCGCGCGCTTGAAGAAAAGCTACGGCATCGTATTCCCTTCATTCTGGCTGGAGATGTCATCAAACCACAATGGCGAGGAACCGTGGTGCACAAAATCAGTTCACAACTCGATGTAGCAGCTACCCTGCTGGCACAATTGCACATCCCCACGCAAAAACGTTATCCCTGGAGCAAAAATATATTGAACCCTTATGCACCTGCTTTTGCTGATTATAATTTCTTCACGGGAACCGGCTTTGTTACGCCTCAGGGTTATGTGGCATTGCTAAACAACAATCCTCGTTACCGGTTAGCCGAAATCAGCGATAGCAGTCTGATCCCGGCTTATATCCGCATCTGCCATGCTTTTCAGCAAGTGGCTTATGATGATTTTTTAAAGCTTAAACCCTGA
- a CDS encoding MlaD family protein: MKVSNETKIGALTVVSVTLLIIGFNVLKGNNLFGSGRNLYVKYHDVQGLNVSSPVVINGLLVGRVTAMQLSPREPDVVIVKLNLNKNVRIPVNSTASIYSPDLLSPKSIRIDLGDAPQWVKNGDTLQSAPPSSLTGELTRQLSPLSFQLQHTLAEVDTVLLDVHALLSPTTRQNLQLSIASFKNTLAHLEEASTQTRQIMQQLNQFVAGLTSQKDTLHAILANTQRFTDQLAAIRWQQLTEELNHSLHDLQQILDKINRGQGSLGALLNNPQLYQNLQQSTANLNRLLEDMRLNPQRYVHFSIFGSRQKVQPLTPDTVYLVPAPSTRP, from the coding sequence GTGAAAGTATCCAACGAAACCAAGATTGGTGCCTTAACCGTAGTAAGCGTTACCCTGCTGATCATTGGCTTTAATGTGTTGAAGGGGAATAACCTGTTTGGCTCGGGAAGAAACCTATATGTGAAATACCACGATGTACAGGGGCTGAATGTATCCAGTCCGGTTGTCATCAACGGTCTGCTGGTAGGGCGCGTTACAGCCATGCAGCTTTCGCCCCGTGAACCTGATGTGGTAATCGTAAAACTGAATCTGAATAAAAATGTGCGCATCCCGGTCAACTCCACGGCCAGCATCTACAGCCCCGATCTGCTCAGCCCGAAAAGCATTAGAATAGATCTGGGCGATGCCCCGCAATGGGTCAAAAATGGCGACACCCTGCAAAGTGCTCCTCCCAGTTCATTAACTGGCGAATTAACCCGCCAGTTGTCGCCCCTTTCCTTTCAGCTGCAACATACACTGGCCGAAGTAGATACCGTACTGCTCGACGTACACGCCTTGCTGTCGCCCACTACCCGGCAGAATTTACAGCTTTCCATCGCCTCGTTTAAAAATACCCTTGCCCATCTTGAAGAAGCCAGCACGCAAACCCGCCAGATCATGCAACAGCTCAACCAGTTTGTAGCCGGCCTGACTTCCCAGAAAGATACCCTGCACGCCATCCTCGCCAATACCCAACGATTCACCGATCAACTGGCGGCTATTCGCTGGCAACAACTTACCGAAGAGCTCAATCATTCATTGCATGATCTGCAACAAATTCTCGATAAAATCAATCGCGGACAGGGATCCCTTGGTGCATTGCTCAATAATCCGCAACTCTATCAAAACCTTCAACAATCAACCGCAAATCTGAATCGTTTGCTGGAAGATATGCGATTGAATCCACAACGCTACGTGCATTTCTCCATATTTGGCAGCCGGCAAAAAGTTCAACCGCTTACACCCGATACCGTTTACCTCGTGCCGGCTCCATCAACTCGTCCTTGA
- a CDS encoding putative LPS assembly protein LptD, producing MALLSKNNAKSLLIGLLLCLLSSHWLVAQQKDSLPASANASTDTVLPAIRPLQVTRLSDTLKFDTTSFHLSRDALDAPVQYQAHDSIVMDMQSQKIYLYDQARTSYKNYTLKADRIHLDQHTSIVTAYYVLDSLGRPHEPPVFKDGEQTFLSDTIKYDFKTKKGIIFNTTTQQGEGFLHSQKSKIVDNNTVFGANGWYTTCDLDTPHFAIHIGQAKVIANKLIVARNAELEFEGVPTPLYLPFFIFPLSTGQRTGLLPPAYTVTQQKGIGLTGLGYYLGLGPYFDMTIRGDVYSYGSWDITINPTYRKRYRYSGSLNLSIANTRFGDPKTPDFQHSKDFRIMWSHSIDPKAHPGINFSASVNAGTSTYNLYNVTDPEIRLNNTLNSSIAFSKTWQGSPFNLTLSASHSQNTSTRQVNIAFPQLTFTMNTIYPFQSRNFSGIPKWYQKLGIGYNMQASNSVSFIDTEFLKPSFFKKFQSGIQHSIPISLSLPAFKYFTFSPSIGLSQTFYTRKMFLHFDPKLNKLDSTYQYGFFPTTQLSTGASFSTRLYGLVQFKHGKIKAIRHVLTPTIGVSYQPDLGSKYYYLVQVDTNGYKQQVSVFDGSIYGPPAYGRFGGLNFGINNNLEMKVFSRKDTVNHEKKIQLLNTFNINSAYNFYADSLKLSPISLSASTTLFDKINLSASGIIDPYVQDSTGRDINRYVWQTGRYSLGKLRSGSIALSTSFRSQSNEKKTTTPSGQQNTTPEVTTLQQEQEMLARPRNFADMVDFSIPWSLNLSYSLNFNRTRTPDYKRDTTIFNQSLIFSGDFNLTPKWKVSISSGFDFRLRQLTYTTINLTRDLHCWRMNISIIPYGFYKSFSITINPVAGVLHDLKFNRTRQFYDLFQ from the coding sequence ATGGCTTTACTCAGCAAAAATAACGCAAAATCCCTACTCATCGGGCTGTTGCTATGTTTGCTGAGTAGCCATTGGCTTGTTGCACAGCAAAAGGATAGCCTGCCTGCTTCTGCTAACGCCAGCACGGACACGGTATTGCCCGCCATACGTCCCCTGCAAGTTACCCGCCTGTCTGATACCCTGAAATTCGATACTACATCATTTCACCTGTCGAGAGATGCGCTGGATGCGCCCGTGCAATACCAGGCGCATGATTCAATTGTGATGGATATGCAATCCCAGAAAATTTATCTATATGATCAGGCCAGAACGTCGTATAAAAATTATACATTGAAAGCCGACCGTATTCATCTCGACCAGCATACTTCTATCGTTACAGCCTATTACGTGCTCGACAGCCTGGGACGACCGCACGAACCTCCGGTATTTAAAGACGGAGAACAAACCTTTTTATCGGATACGATTAAATACGATTTCAAAACCAAAAAAGGCATTATCTTCAACACCACAACCCAACAGGGTGAAGGTTTTTTGCATAGTCAGAAATCAAAAATTGTTGATAACAATACCGTTTTTGGTGCTAATGGCTGGTACACCACCTGCGATCTGGATACGCCGCATTTCGCCATACACATCGGCCAGGCTAAGGTAATCGCCAATAAGCTCATCGTAGCGCGAAATGCAGAGCTTGAATTTGAAGGCGTGCCCACGCCTCTGTATTTACCATTTTTTATTTTTCCGCTTTCCACCGGACAACGCACGGGATTATTGCCGCCGGCCTATACGGTAACCCAGCAAAAGGGTATCGGACTCACGGGATTGGGCTATTATCTGGGGTTAGGACCTTATTTTGATATGACCATTCGCGGCGATGTTTATTCATACGGCAGCTGGGATATTACCATTAATCCCACTTATCGAAAACGATATCGATACAGTGGAAGCCTCAACCTGAGCATTGCCAATACCCGCTTTGGAGATCCCAAAACGCCGGATTTCCAGCACTCTAAAGATTTCCGCATCATGTGGTCGCACAGCATCGACCCCAAAGCGCATCCGGGTATCAATTTTTCAGCAAGTGTGAATGCTGGTACTTCAACCTATAACCTGTACAACGTAACGGATCCGGAGATACGGTTAAACAACACGCTGAATTCATCTATAGCCTTTTCCAAAACCTGGCAGGGTTCGCCGTTTAACCTCACATTAAGCGCCAGCCATAGCCAGAACACATCTACCAGGCAGGTGAATATTGCCTTTCCGCAGCTCACGTTCACCATGAACACTATTTATCCTTTTCAATCCCGCAATTTTTCTGGCATTCCCAAATGGTATCAAAAACTGGGCATCGGGTACAACATGCAGGCTTCAAACAGCGTAAGTTTTATCGATACTGAATTTCTCAAACCCAGTTTTTTTAAAAAATTTCAAAGTGGAATCCAGCACAGCATTCCCATCAGCCTCTCGCTGCCGGCATTTAAGTATTTTACCTTTTCACCCAGCATAGGCCTGAGCCAGACGTTTTATACCCGAAAAATGTTTTTGCATTTCGATCCCAAACTAAATAAGCTCGATAGCACATATCAATATGGATTTTTCCCCACCACCCAGCTCAGCACCGGCGCGTCATTCAGCACGCGATTATACGGATTGGTACAATTTAAACACGGAAAAATAAAAGCTATTCGTCATGTACTCACGCCTACCATTGGTGTATCGTATCAGCCTGATTTAGGCAGCAAATACTATTACCTGGTGCAGGTCGACACCAATGGATACAAGCAACAAGTTTCTGTTTTTGATGGCTCAATTTACGGTCCTCCCGCCTACGGCAGGTTTGGTGGCTTAAATTTCGGAATTAACAATAACCTGGAGATGAAAGTGTTTTCCAGAAAAGACACCGTAAATCATGAAAAGAAAATTCAGCTTTTGAATACGTTCAACATCAACAGTGCATATAATTTTTATGCTGATTCGCTGAAATTGAGTCCCATCAGTCTTTCAGCAAGTACAACCTTGTTTGATAAAATCAATCTATCTGCATCTGGTATAATTGATCCTTATGTACAGGATTCTACAGGAAGAGACATCAATCGATATGTGTGGCAAACGGGCAGATATTCACTGGGCAAGCTTCGCAGTGGGAGTATTGCACTGAGCACTTCTTTCCGTTCTCAGTCGAATGAAAAGAAAACCACCACACCATCGGGCCAGCAAAATACAACTCCGGAAGTAACCACCCTGCAGCAGGAGCAGGAGATGCTTGCCAGGCCGAGAAATTTTGCAGATATGGTTGATTTCAGTATACCCTGGAGCCTGAACTTAAGCTACAGCCTGAATTTTAATCGCACACGTACACCTGATTACAAGCGCGATACCACCATTTTCAATCAGTCGCTCATCTTCAGCGGCGATTTCAATCTCACTCCTAAATGGAAGGTGAGCATCAGCAGCGGGTTTGATTTTCGACTCAGGCAGTTGACTTATACCACCATTAACCTTACACGCGACCTGCACTGCTGGCGCATGAATATCAGCATCATTCCGTATGGGTTTTACAAGTCGTTCAGCATCACCATCAATCCTGTTGCAGGTGTGTTGCACGATTTGAAGTTTAACCGCACCCGACAGTTTTATGATTTATTTCAATGA
- the ung gene encoding uracil-DNA glycosylase, translating to MDVKIEPSWKALLDDEFQQPYFAQIVSHLKTEKQMGKTIYPPGRLIFNAFAQTPFDCVKVVLLGQDPYHGPGQAHGLCFSVPDGVAFPPSLVNIFQELHDDVGVPMPRSGDLTPWARQGVLLLNAILTVRAGEPASHSKIGWERFTDAVIRRISEQKTGVVFLLWGRFAQSKEALIDTRRHHVLKAAHPSPYSAERGFFGCRHFSRTNAILMQQKQSPIDWRLP from the coding sequence ATGGATGTGAAAATAGAACCCAGCTGGAAAGCTTTGCTGGATGACGAGTTTCAACAGCCTTATTTTGCACAGATTGTAAGCCATCTGAAAACAGAAAAGCAGATGGGTAAGACCATTTATCCCCCGGGCCGACTTATCTTCAATGCGTTTGCGCAAACCCCTTTCGATTGTGTGAAGGTGGTATTGCTCGGTCAGGATCCATATCATGGACCCGGACAGGCACATGGTTTATGCTTTTCAGTACCGGATGGCGTAGCTTTTCCGCCTTCGCTGGTGAATATTTTTCAGGAGCTTCATGATGATGTTGGCGTGCCTATGCCGCGAAGTGGCGATCTCACCCCATGGGCCAGGCAGGGTGTGTTGTTGCTGAATGCTATCCTCACCGTACGTGCGGGGGAGCCCGCCTCGCATAGCAAAATTGGCTGGGAACGCTTTACCGATGCCGTTATTCGCAGGATATCCGAACAAAAAACGGGAGTGGTGTTTCTGCTCTGGGGGCGTTTTGCACAAAGCAAAGAAGCATTAATTGACACCCGTCGCCATCATGTATTGAAGGCTGCGCATCCTTCGCCTTATTCGGCCGAACGCGGGTTTTTCGGTTGTCGACATTTTTCCAGGACCAATGCAATATTGATGCAACAAAAGCAATCGCCTATCGACTGGCGATTACCTTAA